A region from the Vicia villosa cultivar HV-30 ecotype Madison, WI linkage group LG3, Vvil1.0, whole genome shotgun sequence genome encodes:
- the LOC131661520 gene encoding U-box domain-containing protein 45-like, which yields MLMMDVSEVEESFFAASDAKLHGEMCRRLSAIYCKILSLFPALEAAKPRSKSGIQALCSLHVALEKAKNVLQHCTESSKLYLAITGDSVLVKFEKAKCALVDSLKLVEDIVSQAIGCQIDEIVNEIGGIVFALDPSEKQVGDDLIALLQQGRKFSDSNDTSELECFHMAATRLGITSSRAALTERRALKKLIERARAEEDKRKESIIAYLLHLMRKYSKIFRNEFSDDNDSQPCSPTINKPLENSVPGSHCQAFDRQISRLGSFNINPNNKKSGQMALPPEELRCPISLQLMSDPVIIASGQTYERACIEKWFNDGHNTCPKTQQKLAHLSLTPNYCVKGLVASWCEQNGIPVPEGPPESLDFNYWRLALSDSDSTNSRSVNSVNSCKLKGVKVVPLEENVILEKTEGNVTESLPAQEEEDSEKYLSYVKVLTKGSNWKRKSKIVERLRLLLRDDEEARIFMGANGFVEALFQYLQSAVREGNAVAQENGAMALFNLAVNNNRNKELMISAGILSLLEEMISNPRSYGCATALYLNLSCLEEAKQTIGTSQAVQFLIQMLHTKTEVQCKLDALHALYNISTVPSNIPNLLSSGIINGLQSILEGQTDCTWTEKCIAVLVNLAISQAGREEMILNSELISTLASILDTGESLEQEQAVSCLLILCNRSEKCCDMVLQEGAIPALVSISVNGTSRGREKAQKLLMLFREQRQRDHSPAKTQLCSPEAGELSMPPQEAKPLCKSISRRKVGKALSFLWKSKSYSVYQC from the exons ATGTTGATGATGGATGTTTCTGAGGTTGAAGAAAGTTTCTTTGCCGCAAGTGATGCCAAG TTACATGGAGAAATGTGCAGACGTTTATCTGCGATATATTGTAAAATATTGTCCCTTTTTCCGGCCTTAGAGGCAGCTAAGCCTCGGAGCAAATCTGGAATTCAGGCATTATGTTCATTACATGTAGCGCTAGAGAAGGCGAAGAATGTACTTCAGCATTGCACGGAGTCTAGTAAACTTTACTTG GCAATAACTGGGGATTCTGTTCTTGTAAAATTTGAGAAGGCCAAGTGTGCTCTTGTAGATAGTCTTAAGCTAGTGGAAGATATTGTTTCCCAAGCCATTGGGTGTCAG ATTGATGAAATTGTAAACGAAATTGGTGGTATAGTGTTTGCGCTTGATCCATCAGAGAAGCAAGTCGgggatgatttaattgcattgcTGCAGCAGGGTAGAAAGTTTAGCGACTCTAATGATACTAGTGAACTTGAGTGTTTTCATATGGCTGCTACTAGACTTGGAATCACATCTTCCAGAGCAGCTCTCACTGAAAGAAGAGCTCTGAAAAAGCTCATTGAAAGGGCTCGGGCCGAggaagacaaaaggaaagaatcaATTATTGCGTATCTTCTGCACCTTATGAGGAAATACTCCAAGATATTTAGAAATGAGTTCTCTGACGATAATGATTCTCAACCTTGTTCTCCCACCATCAACAAACCTCTCGAGAACAGTGTGCCTGGTAGTCATTGTCAAGCCTTTGATAGACAAATATCAAGACTTGGTTCCTTTAATATTAATCCAAACAATAAGAAATCGGGACAGATGGCCCTTCCACCAGAAGAGTTAAGGTGTCCAATCTCTCTACAACTTATGAGTGATCCTGTTATAATTGCTTCTGGGCAGACTTATGAAAGAGCTTGTATAGAAAAATGGTTTAATGATGGTCACAACACCTGTCCAAAGACTCAACAGAAGCTTGCACATCTTTCTTTGACTCCTAATTACTGTGTCAAGGGTCTCGTGGCTAGTTGGTGTGAACAGAATGGAATTCCCGTTCCTGAAGGCCCTCCAGAATCGCTTGATTTTAACTACTGGAGATTGGCGTTATCAGATTCCGATTCCACAAATTCAAGATCCGTAAACAGTGTCAACTCTTGCAAATTGAAGGgtgtcaaagttgttcctctTGAAGAGAATGTTATCTTAGAGAAAACCGAGGGAAATGTAACGGAAAGCTTGCCGGCACAAGAAGAGGAAGACAGTGAGAAGTATCTTAGTTATGTGAAAGTATTGACCAAAGGGAGCAATTGGAAGAGAAAGAGTAAAATAGTAGAGCGGTTAAGGCTTTTGTTGCGGGATGATGAGGAAGCTAGGATTTTTATGGGGGCTAATGGATTTGTTGAAGCACTTTTTCAGTATCTGCAATCAGCCGTGCGTGAAGGGAATGCGGTAGCTCAGGAAAATGGAGCTATGGCTCTGTTCAACCTGGCCGTGAATAACAACAG AAATAAGGAACTTATGATATCAGCAGGAATCTTATCGTTGTTGGAGGAAATGATTTCAAACCCCAGATCGTACGGTTGTGCAACCGCACTTTATTTGAATCTTTCTTGCCTTGAAGAAGCCAAGCAAACGATTGGCACGAGTCAGGCCGTGCAGTTCCTTATCCAGATGCTTCATACTAAAACAGAAGTTCAGTGCAAGCTAGATGCCCTCCACGCACTCTATAATATTTCTACCGTACCCTCAAATATCCCGAACCTTCTTTCATCTGGCATTATCAATGGCCTACAATCCATTCTTGAAGGCCAGACAGATTGCACGTGGACAGAAAAATGCATAGCTGTTTTAGTTAATTTGGCCATTTCTCAAGCTGGAAGAGAGGAAATGATCTTGAATTCTGAACTCATAAGCACATTGGCTTCTATACTCGATACCGGTGAATCCCTTGAGCAGGAACAAGCTGTGTCTTGTCTTCTAATATTATGCAACAGAAGTGAGAAATGTTGTGACATGGTCCTCCAAGAAGGTGCTATACCTGCATTAGTTTCAATATCAGTAAATGGAACCTCAAGAGGAAGAGAGAAAGCTCAGAAACTCTTGATGCTCTTCCGAGAGCAGCGACAGCGAGATCATTCACCTGCCAAGACTCAACTATGCTCACCTGAAGCTGGTGAATTGTCCATGCCCCCTCAAGAAGCGAAACCGCTATGTAAATCAATATCTAGAAGAAAAGTGGGGAAAGCTCTAAGTTTTCTATGGAAAAGCAAGAGCTATTCTGTATACCAGTGTTAG